AAGATGCAGAGTATGGTATTTAGCCACGGAATTACAGGGGTGCTCTTTAGAGCAACTGTCCAGTGGTAGATCTGTAAGAAGCCGACTGCTCGCTGAGAGAAACTGAGACATACACCTCCACCAAACTGTCTATTTATGTGACGGATGCCTGTTTCGTgctcacaccctcacaaacacagaaacatgacgcccacagacagagcaagagggagaaGTCACTGActtctgtatattttgtatttgctgGCTTATTGTCCAAACCAAACCCAATGGGAGAGTCTGTCCCTCTTTACCACTTGACAGCCAGggtgaatgtgagagagaatACAGGTGTGTATACGGGGAGCGCTGTGTcttctcccctgtgtgtgtgtgtgtgcgtttgagtGTTATATGTTAGAGGGAGCATCCTTGAAGCTGTCCTGTGAAACACTGAATGTGCtcatgtatatgcatgtgttgGCATGGGGGGCGTTACAGTATGCTGGGACAGGCTCAGTccgctgtgtatgtgtgtgttaggagtTGGAGGGGGCATCCTCAAAGCTGATGATACTGGACTCTTGTCCTGCGGGACTCTTGGAGGAGCTGGCACCTCCTGCTGGTGATGTCGCCTCCCGTCCTGACAGGAGTGGGACGTCGGTTCGGACCTCGTCTTCATCCTCGTCCTCTTCATCCTCCATGCTGGGCCAGGCCGACTGGTCCTCCACTCTCTTGAGCCGCTCATTCAGGGCCTTCAGGGCCAGTTGCCTGTGGAGCACAGAATGCAGAGCATGTTCAAAAGCCTCCAGTAGATTTGCTCACAACAGCCAGAACACTCACTATTTCAGTTTGAAAGTCCCTCCACTAAGCCTGAATTACTGCCATAACTGTGAAACTGCACATTACAGCCTATTCATGCTAGTTATCTGTAATTGCCTTCAATGCCTGAGCGTTTAAATTGTTAGTAACACAAATACCAGGCATAGGTCTATTTTTTATGTTGAATGTCTTGTTCCAATGCATGAAGGACTTTCTCTCCTCGTGACAAAAAGAATAGGATCAACCTGTCTGTCAAAATGCCATTCTTCACTGCAAAACAGTGGGCCTCTAAATACACAAGCTTCAGTTCTGGCCTTTTCATATCCCAGGATTCTGAACTCTATCAAGGTTTGGCCATAGCATAACACAGGTAGCAgctgtctttttctgtcagcCATGTTAAGTCAACATGTGTAGCCCGATCCTTCCACATATGCTGAAAGAATTCGGTGTGTACATTCCTCATTTACCTCAACTTTAGCATAGCAGCTAAATGAGGATAAGTGCTTATTATCTGGGTGTGATGTGCATTAGCAAACTCCATGCAATTTCAAGTCAAAGGACCTGGCACATCAGAGGCTCTTCCTACAGTGCATTAACTTCTGGCAGTTAGGGGCTGCCTATTTCCCACACCCATTCAACTCCACAATACACTGCATTTATTCAAACACCATTTTTCATATTGTGGAGTGCAGTATAATTCTGGCTTGTAAATGGAATGTGAACCActtgtgttttcttctgtgCCGCAGAACAAATATGTTTCATTCTCCTTCTTTGTACAAAACCAAAGAAATATTAAGAAATTCCTCTGACTAGcttcacaaaaatgtcaaatagcAAGCGATTCCTCTTGCATTAAGCAGGCCACACCTCAAGGGTGCCTGTACTTTGGTTTCAGCACCACTGACCTAGCACTACTTCTTTTATCTGTTGGTAAAAATGGTGCACACCTTTATTCAGCATCCTAGTATCTGGTGTCTGGGGCGGCACAGAAATTCACCCTAGGCCTAAGTAACAGTAGAACATGTCTGACAGCTTGCAAATGTATGACATAAAGTATAAAACTTGGCAGTTAAAATTGCGGGTTTAACGTAACACTAGACAACAGACGTGTTAACTGTGAAAGTCTGCTGAAGTAAATAATTCAATTCTGAGGACACAAACAGTAGTGGGCgtgcactgcattttaaaccCTTTCCTTAGTCTACTGTCTCTTCTTCATCCCACATCAGAAGTGTACCACACACAACGTGTACATTTACAGaacatcattttaatcattacGGTGCCTTGCTATGCCAGACACCCCGACACCAACCTCCTCCTCTCCGCGTCCTGGGGGTCGGTGCCCGGCAAGCTGATGGTGATGGAGGAGGGGGCCCCCACGTCATACCGCTTCACCATCTTGCGGCACACTTTGATCTTCACCAGGACGCTGTGCACCAGGCCAGCCACCAGGCCCACCACCGGCTGGAGGATCTCCGGGAAGAAGGAGGCGAAGGCGAAGTGGTCCGACATGTCGCCCCGCCCGCGGCTGTGCTTCTGGTAGAAGCGCAGGTAGACCCAGCCCGAGAGCACGCCGTAGCCGTACGCGGCCAGCGGCGCCGTGCTCTCCAGCAGGGTGGTGAGGCGGAGCACGGCCAGCGCCAGCAGGACCAGCATGGGCGCCACCTTGAGCCTGACCTGGGGGACGCGCAGCACCGTCATGTCCCCCATCGTCTGCTTGAGGGCCACCAGCACGCCACCCAGGAAGCCCAGCATGCCGTGGACGCGCACGGCGAACAGGTAGTCCAGATTGAAGGTGGCCACGTAGGTGAGCAGGTAGGAGAAGCCTGCCAGGAGGCCCACGGAGACGTTCACCACGGCGAAGAAGATGAGGAGCTCCAGCGCCCCCCACAGGGGTTCCAGTAGCCGGCCGGCGGCGATCACAGTTCCGACGCTGACCGCCACGTCCACCAAGTGCTGCTCCACAACCGCATGGGTCA
This portion of the Megalops cyprinoides isolate fMegCyp1 chromosome 7, fMegCyp1.pri, whole genome shotgun sequence genome encodes:
- the tmem115 gene encoding transmembrane protein 115 — protein: MNRYLPVARQHFLAALASTSVVVKSICAAVLLLYLLSWAVDTVYVLGVTPGYLFPPNFWIWTLVTHAVVEQHLVDVAVSVGTVIAAGRLLEPLWGALELLIFFAVVNVSVGLLAGFSYLLTYVATFNLDYLFAVRVHGMLGFLGGVLVALKQTMGDMTVLRVPQVRLKVAPMLVLLALAVLRLTTLLESTAPLAAYGYGVLSGWVYLRFYQKHSRGRGDMSDHFAFASFFPEILQPVVGLVAGLVHSVLVKIKVCRKMVKRYDVGAPSSITISLPGTDPQDAERRRQLALKALNERLKRVEDQSAWPSMEDEEDEDEDEVRTDVPLLSGREATSPAGGASSSKSPAGQESSIISFEDAPSNS